The DNA window GCATTGTAGCTCCGGCCCTCCTCGCGGTTGctcacctcgtcgtccacgtccaccACCGCGTCGTATCCGGAGCCGGACATGATGAGTTCTAGCCCTGAGATGGCCTATGGCAGTGATCGTGTTTTAACCAAGTGCCGTGCCCCGGGGCGAAGGGCGAGAAAGCGCCGAAACAGAATCGCGGGCAACGGGTGTGGTGGGATGCTGTTGAATTCGCTTGGGACAAGGTGTCGTCAGCCAGCACACGAGAGGTCAAGGTCCAACAACACCCACCATTCGCCCAGGTCCTCGTCCGTAATGGGTACCACCAACCAGTACGTACCGTGGCGCCAGGGGTGTCGTGCCACatcccggcgccggcctttACCCGGCCTGGTGGTGGCCCGGTGTTGTCTCAACTATCCCCCTCGGGCCAGGCGCGAGAATTATCCGTTATCTTGCGCTGTGAGAAGCTTCAAGCACCCCGTAATTTTCATATATTaggtgttgctgctgctgctgctgctgctgaaaTCACTTGATTGGCTtgagaggaagaggagagagagaggatgTGAGAATTAGACCGTTCACATGTCTGCGTTCCAAGAACACCGCAAGAACTACGATGCAGCTTCAGTCTACTTACGGCAGCTCCCGTGGCAGAGCCAGAGACCACTTTGCCACATGTGTGAAACGAATGTAAACGTGTGCCCAATTCTGGTGCCCGGGAACCGGCTGCCATAAGAGTTTCTCTACTCATCACCTGTGGCTGGGAAAACACTCCTGGGGCCCGGCTGGTCTTCACATAAATCTCCAGACTCAATGATTCCGTGTCACGCTTCTTGCTACGATGCTCGCCGACTTGCTGAGAAAGAGCTGCTTATTGACAAAAGCCTTCATCGGCATGGTCTAGACGGGATTGCCTGAGCAGCAGATGCTAGTGTGGAACAAACAAAGCCGGACTGGACAACCGTGAAGCGCCTCTTGTCCATGCCAACCCCGTAATACCAGAAAACCAAGACGCCACATCCATGGTGAATCCTTTacttgagcttcttcttgggtCGGAGCTGGTTGGTGTGGCCGCACTTTCGCTTGCGGCAGTTGGTGGcacggggagggaggcgggccTATCGGTGACGGAGTCAGCACCCATCTTCACATATACGCTCGGCTGCAGCGGTTCGAGCGCCGTCTACCCGGAGCCAGAGCGGGGGGCTGGACGTACGTAGCACTTGCGGCAGATCATCTTGTCGCAGTTGAACTTGGAGGCCAGAGCCTTCAGCGAGGGCTCAATGATACCACCACGGAGACGGAGGACCAGGTGCAGGGTGGACTCCTGTCGAAGTAGTCAGCAAGCCATCCCAACAGAGCCCCCATGACAGAAATCCCATTCCGACAAATGCGATGCCAGTAGTCGGTCTGGGATCCCATCTGCCTAGCTCCACGCACCTTCTGGATGTTGTAGTCGGACAGAGTTcggccgtcctcgagctgcttgccgGCGAAAATCAATCGCTGCTGGTCCGGGGGAATGCCCTCCTTGTCCTGGATCTTGGACTTGACATTGTCGATCGTGTCCGAGGACTCGACCTCAAGGGTGATGGTCTTGCCCGTCAGGGTCTTCACGAAACTGTACCTAGGGTCAGTACGGTACGGtggggtgtgtgtgttcgGGTCGCTAATCGGCTTGCGAGCGGTTGGGGCTTACATCTGCACTGTGGTAAAAGGTCAGCATCTTCACTCGAGGGCGTTTCACGGGGttgcggcgacgagacgtACTCTTGACTGATTTTGGTGACGGTGACTCTGACGATTGTGAAGATTCGGAGCGCCGGGCGAGTCTTGCGCGCAAAGTTGGTGGGGCGCGCACAGCGAACGCACGAAAACCCTAGGTCAGATGCCCGACCACGTGACACCTCCCACAGGAACCAGTCACTTGCATCATCCCAACCCCACTGCGCACTTGTTTGATACAGCACGGCGCGATTCTACGCTATTATGGGCCGGCTGGCCTAGTCCATTGGTTTGGCCACCACATGAGGCGGAGCAGAGTCTCCTGTGGCCGAGTGCGTCCTGGTGATGCTCATCCTGGCTCTTGTAAGTCGCACTACAAATGGTGTCTCCTTGGGCCGTAGATTTCACTTGGCTTTATTCGCTTATTCACGAGTTATGGATTAAGGATTGACCTTTCTGCCACGAGACAATCCTTCGCTCCAACATGTACGCTGCTCGCACCACCACGTCTAAGGGAAGCCCAGCGACCTTGCCTGCCAAGTGTTAGATTCGTCGCTCCAATGACACGTCTTGGGCTTCACAGTACCTGCGGCCTTGTAAAAGAATCTTGCCGTGTCCGACAAGTCTTGGGCATCAAAGAATGCCTCGTATGGCGTGTTCTCTGAGTCGCTAGATTTGGGTTGAGTCGGTAGCACCGCTTGACAGAGTACATCTCGCGACCTCTCAAGAATCTCTTCTTCCGTAGGATCGGGGACAGATTGTGCGCTGCCAGATGTTGGCACAGGTGGGAAAAAGTTGGTTATAGGGTTCTCGTCTTGCTTTCTGGTTAGTGTGACCGGGCCAGATGAGGCAAGAATAGGGAGACTCACTCTTGTTGTCTGTGAAGCTCGCTATGTAGGAAAAGTACTCGTCCAACTCTTCATCGGTCATGTTCATCACCTCCTTCTCGGTGGCTGTGCCAAAGCGTATGTTCCTATCGTCAGGCTCGGAGGTAGTGGCCGTCTGACCGCCTTTCCAGCGCTCCCAGTCGAACTTGGGTAGAGGCGTCTCCCCTGGTGGCAAGAAGGAGCTCCGGCGCTGCTCAAAGGGGAAACACAGCTTTGTCGCAACGATCAACAGCGCAGTAATGTGAATTTCCGGATGGTGGATATGCCGAATCCTGTGACTGCCTGTAGGAAAGGTGAAATGAGAATCAAGCAGCACCGCGAGTCtcttggcgacgatgatCGATTCGGCTGCACGTGCAAGGTGTTAGCCCAAAATAGGATTCCCATGTTTGAAAGGCGCACTGACCCGGTAGTGCCAACTCTTTTGCGTAATGCATGAGCGTTGGCACGGCGTTGACTTCGGGGAACACCATTTTGAAGTTGAGATGGTATGAGAGGGCCAGGTCCATGACAGCAGAGTATAGGTCTCCTCCAGTTAGACCGGTTCGGAAAGGCAGTTTGAGTGCCGTGACATAGGTCGACGGCATGCGGTCTTGTATCTCGCGTGGTAGATCGTGAAACTGTACATTGTGAGCTTCACACGACAACGTGGGATGGAAGGCAAACCTACAGCCGTCCTGTATGGCATGCCGCCCCGGTTCGTCCACTGTATCAACTCGCCTAATCGGGTTGGTATCCTGAGGAGCAAGCAGCCAAGGTAGCAGAGTCCAATCGTATCCGGCATCTTGGGCatgggccagccagcaccgcGGTCCGGATCCCAGCTATTTGCTCTGGCTCTCGAGCTCCAAGTAGGCTTGCCCTCCCCAGCAGGGGACTGAG is part of the Purpureocillium takamizusanense chromosome 7, complete sequence genome and encodes:
- a CDS encoding uncharacterized protein (COG:J~EggNog:ENOG503P1TN); amino-acid sequence: MSAVIGLCLTVLEVLLQFGDLHRGGPPLHRTLLTLRAHLRSEGSRATMEVRRELRRMPKGERCPECGSQKWYLQDGLRFCARGHQIEGFIQFDLGEEEDSGRMGTVARREKEVREQEKRQLTGAEGKLLYLEALQLLLRNQVLWLVRVKGYREELETVVRDLWDLRIRGSRPLEPTVEDATEATLKLFDSQSPAGEGKPTWSSRARANSWDPDRGAGWPMPKMPDTIGLCYLGCLLLRIPTRLGELIQWTNRGGMPYRTAFHDLPREIQDRMPSTYVTALKLPFRTGLTGGDLYSAVMDLALSYHLNFKMVFPEVNAVPTLMHYAKELALPAESIIVAKRLAVLLDSHFTFPTGSHRIRHIHHPEIHITALLIVATKLCFPFEQRRSSFLPPGETPLPKFDWERWKGGQTATTSEPDDRNIRFGTATEKEVMNMTDEELDEYFSYIASFTDNKNENPITNFFPPVPTSGSAQSVPDPTEEEILERSRDVLCQAVLPTQPKSSDSENTPYEAFFDAQDLSDTARFFYKAAGKVAGLPLDVVVRAAYMLERRIVSWQKGQSLIHNS